Proteins from a genomic interval of Channa argus isolate prfri chromosome 11, Channa argus male v1.0, whole genome shotgun sequence:
- the slc2a8 gene encoding solute carrier family 2, facilitated glucose transporter member 8, producing MDIQGERRRLLDAEGGDEDLTGLLSEQDAYLSKVKNRNLYLATLASVLGPMSFGFVLGYSSPAIPELTKIADPRLRLDDVQGSWFGSIVTLGAAAGGLLGGWMVDKIGRKLSLMFCSLPFVFGFTVIIAAQNVWMLYIGRALTGLASGVTSLVVPLYISEMAHERVRGTLGSCVQLMVVLGILGAYVGGLLVDWRWLAICGSIPPALLLVSMCFMPETPRFLLSKGKRHEAEAALRFLRGPDAPIEWERSRIESAFDEQGSSFQMSDLKDPGIYKPLVIGIMLMIFQQMSGINAIMFYAESIFEQAHFKESDLASVIVGLIQVFFTAVAALIMDKAGRKVLLIISGVAMAISTNAFGVYFFLISKMHSPTSLSLMLDVQMEAGEEPHTDLSWLALASMAIFITGFALGWGPIPWLVMSEIFPVKVRGFASAVCVLTNWTMAFVITKSFQDMMNFLSSAGTFWLFSAVCTLGVIFTMACIPETKGKTLEQIEATFRGTSGP from the exons ATGGACATCCAGGGCGAGAGGAGAAGGCTGCTGGACGCAGAGGGGGGAGATGAGGATCTCACGGGACTCTTGTCTGAACAGGATGCCTACCTCAG CAAAGTGAAGAACAGGAACTTGTACCTGGCTACGTTAGCTTCTGTTCTGGGTCCAATGAGCTTCGGGTTTGTGTTGGGCTACAGTTCTCCAGCCATCCCTGAGCTCACCAAGATTGCTGACCCTCGGCTGCGGCTGGATGACGTCCAGGGCTCCTGGTTTGGG tcCATCGTGACACTGGGAGCGGCGGCAGGCGGCCTGCTGGGCGGCTGGATGGTGGACAAGATCGGCAGAAAGCTCAGTCTGATGTTCTGCTCGCTGCCGTTCGTCTTTGGCTTCACCGTCATCATCGCAGCGCAGAATGTGTGGATGCTTTACATCGGCAGGGCGCTCACCGGCCTCGCCAGCGGAGTCACGTCGCTGGTTGTCCCG CTGTATATCTCTGAGATGGCACACGAACGGGTCCGTGGGACGTTAGGCTCCTGTGTGCAGCTCATGGTAGTGCTAGGCATCTTGGGAGCTTATGTTGGAG GTCTCCTTGTGGACTGGCGCTGGCTGGCGATCTGCGGCTCCATCCCACCAGCGCTGCTGCTGGTGAGCATGTGTTTCATGCCAGAGACGCCGCGGTTCCTCCTGTCAAAGGGCAAGAGGCACGAGGCCGAGGCAGCGCTGCGGTTCCTGCGAGGACCAGACGCCCCCATTGAATGGGAGCGCAGCCGGATCGAGAGCGCCTTCGACGAGCAG gGCTCTAGTTTCCAAATGTCTGACCTGAAGGACCCGGGCATCTACAAGCCTCTGGTGATCGGGATCATGCTGATGatctttcagcagatgtcaGGGATCAATGCCATCATGTTCTACGCTGAAAGTATATTTGAACAAGCACATTTTAAG gaGAGTGACCTGGCTTCAGTGATCGTGGGTCTGATTCAGGTGTTCTTCACAGCAGTAGCAGCGCTGATCATGGACAAGGCTGGAAGAAAAGTCCTTCTCATCATCTCAG GTGTTGCCATGGCGATCAGCACCAACGCATTCGGTGTTTACTTCTTCCTGATCTCCAAAATGCACAGCCCCACCTCGCTTAGCCTCATGCTGGACGTCCAGATGGAGGCTGGTGAAGAACCCCACACAGACCTGTCCTGGCTGGCTCTGGCCAGCATGGCCATCTTCATCACAG GTTTTGCTCTGGGTTGGGGTCCGATCCCGTGGCTGGTCATGTCCGAGATTTTCCCAGTAAAAGTGAGGGGGTTTGCCAGCGCTGTCTGCGTCCTCACCAACTGGACCATGGCCTTTGTTATCACCAAATCCTTCCAAGATATGATG AATTTTCTAAGCAGCGCTGGAACTTTCTGGCTCTTCTCCGCCGTGTGCACCCTCGGCGTCATCTTCACCATGGCCTGCATCCCAGAAACCAAGGGCAAGACACTGGAGCAGATTGAAGCTACTTTCAGAGGGACATCTGGTCCATGA